In the genome of Fusarium poae strain DAOMC 252244 chromosome 1, whole genome shotgun sequence, the window TGAGATAAtcactttttttttggaACATAACGCAGATCATGGCCGTTTTGTTACAGAACGCAGCGCAAAACGAAAATGGGAACAACCAGACTTACACATCTTTCCTGCTCTGAATACACTATCAAGTACGTGGTGAAATAAGCAAGGTTTACTAACAAAGATAGTTCGCATGGAATGGACTAGTCTAGTAATTTCAAGCAGCTTCCGAGGAACCATTGGTCTTGGTGTACTAGTCGCTCTTCAAGTTCTCTGAATCATTCAATTCAATTGCCAAGATGGAAAGTGACGTTGGCATCGGAAAACGGGAGAGCTTTCTAGTCTACATACGCACAACACAGCAAAAACGCTGGAGCAAGGATCCCAAGTCTGGTTTGGTGTGGTTTCATCTGGTCCGAAATGCAGGGTCATGATCGAGAGAGGGACAAGTCCCCCAAAACAAGAAATTTGGAGCGGCCCACACCTTGGCATGATGAGCCACGATTCGACCAAAGCCACTGGACTCTACGTCACTTAAACTAGGTTCTGGAATCGGCATCTTGCGAAGAGGAAGCTATACCGCGAATTAGCAGGGCTTGGCTCTGATCATGGCGGATTTCGGCACACACGACCGCTGGAACAAGGCTTGGTGATAACGTCTCACGTAACAGTCACAGCAACTTGCTGCAGTTATGCTGTGTTGGTTGAAGGTTCCTGACATGGCATCATGACCCGTAACGAGGGTGTTCTCGCACTACCtgtatagctataatatctCGGCCTTCCTCCTCAGTTTGTCGTTTTGAATTTTCGTATCAGAACAACCAACATATCCATTTAGCTATTGATATCAAGAGATTCTGTACTTGAGCGCAAGCCATCCCACCGCCAATCACTACCACTTCTCACTTACACCACCCACCACACCACTTCAAAATGGGCTTCGGAAGATTCATCCACTATGTTGGtgccttctttcttttggCAGCAACAGTGATGCTCGTCGTCGTGAGCATCACAGCTCCTGTGGTTGACCACATTGCCCTCCTCAAGGTCCGATATGGGGGAGATGGTGTCAATTATGGTACATTTGGTTATTGTCAAATGCGAAGCACCGGCAGGTAAATACTCCACCGTCCAAATAAATATGTTCGCCAACTAACAAACTCATAGTAATACTTGCTCAAAGGCTCGCATCGGCTATGATCCTACCGACGCTTTCAACGGCCTCGATCTGTCCGAAATTGGCTCTGGCACTGCAAAGGCCTTGACCTATGTCATGGTTCTGCACCCCATCGGTGCTGGACTTTGCTTCATTTCTTTCCTTTTGGCTCTTGGCGCTGGCATCTTTGGCTCGCTCATGTCGACTCTCATTTCCATCGCCGCCTTCCTTGTCACCATCATCGCCTTGGCTTGTGACTTTGCTGGCCTCTCCATCATCCGACGACGAATCAACCGCGACACCTCTGCCACTGCTAGCTGGTCTGTCGGCATCTGGCTTGTCCTTGCCGCCGCTATTCTCTGCCTCATCGGCACAATTGCTGTCTTTATCACTTGCTGCTCTGGCCGTCGCCGCAAGAGCCGCgagcagaagaagatggctgCTTACAGCTCTTCTCCCACTCGTTACTAAACAACCTGCTCCCATTAGAAGCAACGCTGATTACACTACCAAATATTTCACTTTTCATCAAAAAGAAATGGACT includes:
- a CDS encoding hypothetical protein (TransMembrane:4 (o6-32i93-121o127-151i163-188o)~BUSCO:50082at5125) translates to MGFGRFIHYVGAFFLLAATVMLVVVSITAPVVDHIALLKVRYGGDGVNYGTFGYCQMRSTGSNTCSKARIGYDPTDAFNGLDLSEIGSGTAKALTYVMVLHPIGAGLCFISFLLALGAGIFGSLMSTLISIAAFLVTIIALACDFAGLSIIRRRINRDTSATASWSVGIWLVLAAAILCLIGTIAVFITCCSGRRRKSREQKKMAAYSSSPTRY